The nucleotide sequence TGCTTAACGCTGCTGGGCTTCTGGGGAATCACGCCACCGCGTCTGAGAACAAGAGGGAGCGCGATAAGCAAGAAAGGGAATACTAATGCTAAAGCAGTAAAAAGTCCCAGAGTGCCTAGTGTCATGTCACGTAATGATTGACGGATAAAGCCGTCTCAATTTTACCCTGGCGTCGTCTATGGTAAAATGCCAATTAATCTTGGCATTTAGATTGTTTCTGCTCTTGCACCATGCCTCGACTTCTTTCGTTACCGTGGAGATGTGATCAA is from Dehalococcoidia bacterium and encodes:
- a CDS encoding IS630 family transposase; translation: DHISTVTKEVEAWCKSRNNLNAKINWHFTIDDARVKLRRLYPSIIT